In the genome of Coraliomargarita algicola, one region contains:
- a CDS encoding alpha-L-fucosidase, producing MEHSDVSVLPQSNSRRFEWFNEARFGMFVHYGLYSILGRGEWAMLWEEIPTETYNRLAHQFDARAFDADALVDVAKRAGAGYVVFGARHHEGFCLWDTQTTDFNSVRTAAKRDLVAEVTQACRRAGLRVGIYYSVMSWQWPAIHVAPSQAPDEWEQMVNETHEQVRELLTHYGQVDYLWYDGCVVPGLGDAGIRARVWRAEELHAMARQLQPGILINDRAALPEDITTPEQYIAPPIAGRGWEACMTVGEHWGWCPEDTKLKSVDTLLDHLIHCARFGGNFLLNIAPQGDGTLPVEQIACFEAIGDWMAVNSAAILNTERTLYTEAEHLIGPATGAGDILYFHIKDWTEQAFKIAGIHQQILRAHVLGQDGGIACEFVQAHDGTAVIRLVGDSAAGVMLAGPRVLAIQLADGIPDNLPPSLLIERDTGRHGVPEAMVHLLEERQAAANSQVLEFSAPAWGLYDLEISVLAERSGELKAQLDGVVWDEDLFIECGHYPVKLCLTGIRLDQGEHVLQLTQLEFGSFEIDRWRLQARWRTLGPGCWLTAGPFPFFYSTVNGTDAQVKQAFQQKLPIETEDFSEQAVFTGVDGCLITWRSNPNLEGETVNLAALSEVESAGLAYARTVINVLADCLVEVLIGCDWWCNLYVNGHLVESERDSLAVERDGAQFNGWKPSLAQIKLQAGENVLLFKCHPGSTDNWFTFRINEIIDLF from the coding sequence ATGGAACATTCAGATGTGTCTGTTTTGCCGCAGTCAAATTCGCGGCGTTTTGAATGGTTTAATGAGGCACGATTTGGCATGTTCGTGCACTATGGCTTGTACTCGATTTTGGGTAGAGGTGAGTGGGCGATGTTATGGGAAGAGATTCCTACCGAGACTTATAATCGTTTGGCGCATCAATTTGATGCGAGGGCATTTGATGCGGACGCTTTGGTGGATGTCGCTAAACGAGCGGGCGCTGGGTATGTAGTTTTTGGCGCACGACACCATGAGGGGTTTTGTCTTTGGGACACTCAGACGACCGATTTTAACAGTGTGCGAACGGCCGCGAAGCGAGATTTAGTTGCAGAAGTGACTCAGGCGTGTCGGCGGGCTGGTCTACGAGTTGGTATCTATTATTCAGTGATGAGCTGGCAGTGGCCTGCGATTCATGTCGCCCCTTCTCAAGCACCTGATGAGTGGGAGCAAATGGTCAATGAGACGCATGAGCAAGTCCGCGAGTTGCTCACTCACTATGGTCAGGTCGACTATTTGTGGTATGATGGGTGCGTCGTGCCTGGCTTAGGGGATGCCGGGATTCGGGCTCGGGTTTGGCGTGCGGAGGAGTTGCATGCCATGGCACGTCAGTTACAGCCGGGCATCTTGATTAATGATCGCGCTGCGCTACCGGAAGATATCACGACTCCGGAGCAATATATTGCACCGCCGATTGCGGGGCGTGGATGGGAGGCGTGTATGACAGTGGGCGAGCATTGGGGGTGGTGTCCCGAGGATACTAAGTTGAAGTCGGTCGATACTCTTTTGGATCATTTGATCCATTGTGCCCGCTTTGGTGGCAATTTCCTATTGAATATCGCGCCGCAGGGGGATGGGACTTTGCCTGTCGAGCAGATTGCTTGTTTTGAGGCAATTGGGGATTGGATGGCTGTTAATTCTGCGGCGATTTTAAATACTGAGCGTACGCTGTATACGGAGGCGGAGCATCTAATTGGGCCTGCGACGGGTGCGGGGGATATATTGTATTTTCACATTAAGGATTGGACTGAGCAGGCTTTTAAAATTGCCGGAATACATCAACAAATATTACGAGCTCATGTTTTGGGGCAGGATGGCGGCATCGCATGTGAATTCGTTCAAGCTCACGATGGTACTGCGGTGATTCGACTTGTCGGTGATTCGGCAGCAGGGGTGATGCTGGCAGGTCCACGGGTTTTGGCGATTCAACTGGCGGATGGGATTCCTGATAACTTGCCGCCATCATTATTAATTGAGCGTGACACGGGGCGTCATGGGGTGCCAGAGGCCATGGTTCATCTGTTGGAGGAGAGGCAAGCTGCAGCGAATTCGCAAGTGCTCGAATTTTCGGCTCCAGCTTGGGGGCTGTATGATTTAGAAATATCCGTTCTGGCCGAACGTTCCGGAGAATTGAAGGCGCAACTTGATGGGGTGGTTTGGGATGAAGACTTATTCATTGAATGTGGACATTATCCGGTTAAATTGTGCCTGACTGGGATTCGTTTGGATCAGGGGGAGCATGTGCTTCAATTGACTCAGCTTGAATTTGGATCCTTTGAAATCGACCGTTGGCGTTTGCAAGCACGTTGGAGAACCTTGGGGCCTGGCTGTTGGCTGACTGCTGGACCCTTTCCGTTCTTTTATAGCACGGTCAATGGCACGGATGCTCAAGTTAAGCAGGCATTCCAGCAAAAACTGCCAATCGAGACAGAGGACTTTAGCGAGCAAGCTGTATTTACCGGGGTGGATGGATGTTTAATTACTTGGCGTTCGAATCCAAACTTAGAAGGTGAGACGGTTAATTTGGCGGCTTTGTCTGAAGTCGAATCCGCTGGGTTGGCATATGCTAGAACCGTCATTAATGTTCTGGCCGACTGCCTGGTAGAGGTGCTGATTGGTTGTGATTGGTGGTGTAATCTTTATGTGAATGGGCATTTGGTTGAATCTGAGCGTGACTCGCTGGCGGTCGAGCGCGATGGAGCCCAGTTTAATGGATGGAAGCCTTCGCTTGCCCAAATCAAACTGCAAGCTGGCGAGAATGTCTTACTATTTAAATGCCATCCGGGTAGCACTGATAACTGGTTTACCTTTCGAATTAATGAAATTATAGATTTATTTTAA
- a CDS encoding helix-turn-helix domain-containing protein has product MPNNTPNQSVQRTVQILYLLAGQEGGLSVRQIADQIKTKPNTAYRLIRSMELEKLVERRTEPIRFILGPAVAQLYHLNQERHLLSEADRLLRYYQTQQRRASFVFSEMEGTKFYTRLRTPRERPGVLIRHRESVNALYETSSSLLFMAYANPLLLSKIEQSYPFEEYGSLYWKSRAELNECLRLTRKRGYCFPQSHGPLGTLITLSAPVFDSGNEIIAAVGGYISDEPVSQREIKRLIENCCKCAHQLTELSQT; this is encoded by the coding sequence ATGCCCAATAATACCCCCAATCAATCCGTACAGCGCACGGTGCAGATTCTTTACCTTTTAGCGGGACAAGAAGGCGGTCTCAGCGTCCGTCAAATTGCTGACCAAATAAAAACAAAACCAAACACCGCCTACCGTTTGATTCGCAGCATGGAATTAGAAAAGCTCGTCGAACGACGGACAGAGCCAATCCGCTTTATTCTAGGTCCAGCAGTCGCGCAATTGTACCATCTCAATCAGGAGCGACACTTGCTCAGTGAAGCCGATAGACTTTTACGATACTACCAAACTCAACAAAGACGGGCCTCTTTTGTCTTTTCAGAAATGGAAGGCACTAAATTCTATACACGACTCCGCACTCCCAGAGAGCGCCCCGGCGTCCTGATTCGTCACCGGGAAAGCGTCAACGCACTGTATGAGACCAGCTCCTCCCTACTCTTCATGGCCTATGCCAATCCACTCTTACTCAGTAAAATTGAACAGAGCTACCCTTTCGAAGAATACGGAAGTCTTTACTGGAAATCGCGGGCAGAACTGAACGAATGCTTAAGACTCACTCGTAAGCGAGGCTATTGCTTTCCACAAAGTCACGGCCCTCTCGGGACTCTAATCACACTATCCGCTCCCGTCTTCGACTCTGGCAATGAAATCATCGCAGCTGTGGGTGGATACATCTCGGATGAACCTGTCAGTCAACGCGAAATCAAACGCCTCATCGAGAACTGTTGCAAGTGCGCGCATCAATTGACCGAGCTGTCTCAAACATGA
- a CDS encoding LacI family DNA-binding transcriptional regulator, whose amino-acid sequence MSISQTKLAQQLGVSRSAVSHVLNGREHMVGEETRERILAAIRESGYHKNALVRALKANRTDIIGIIVPETSMSFFNSIIRGVEMEAQLNGLRCLLCQSYHEICTLEQHISALREYRVDGLVIGPSSSNIDDRIFRTLQEHRVPFVLFDNPLENLKTAFVGTENVVAGRMAAEHLLELGHRKIACIKGYMDSEPARGRLQGYLEAMDAAGIEVRPEWVLDGGFSFEDGVAAIDQLRSNQVDFSAVVAASDHVAFGAINALVRHGLRVPQDVSVVGCGNLDLAGMFMPSLTTVDQDPLDVGRQALRLLVGQIKKKKLSSKAITIQPKLVCRDSTAPL is encoded by the coding sequence ATGAGTATTTCGCAGACAAAGTTAGCACAGCAATTGGGGGTCTCTCGCTCTGCTGTGAGTCACGTTTTAAACGGTCGTGAGCATATGGTCGGTGAAGAGACACGTGAACGGATTTTGGCTGCGATCCGTGAGAGTGGTTATCATAAGAACGCTTTGGTTCGTGCGCTTAAAGCGAATCGTACGGACATTATTGGAATTATCGTGCCCGAAACCTCGATGTCATTTTTTAATAGTATCATCCGAGGTGTGGAGATGGAGGCGCAACTGAATGGGCTGCGATGCTTGCTGTGTCAAAGTTACCATGAGATTTGCACTCTAGAACAGCATATCAGTGCACTGCGGGAATATCGAGTGGATGGTCTGGTCATTGGTCCCAGTAGCTCCAACATTGATGATCGCATCTTTCGCACTTTGCAGGAGCATCGAGTTCCTTTTGTTTTATTTGATAATCCACTGGAAAATTTGAAAACAGCGTTTGTTGGCACGGAGAATGTGGTGGCTGGACGAATGGCGGCGGAGCATTTGTTGGAATTGGGCCACCGTAAGATTGCATGCATCAAAGGCTATATGGATAGCGAGCCGGCCCGTGGGAGGTTGCAGGGGTATTTGGAAGCGATGGATGCTGCGGGCATTGAAGTGCGACCCGAATGGGTTCTGGATGGAGGCTTTAGCTTTGAGGATGGAGTTGCTGCAATTGATCAATTGCGATCGAATCAGGTGGATTTTTCGGCTGTAGTCGCGGCTTCCGACCATGTTGCTTTTGGTGCGATCAATGCACTGGTACGTCATGGTTTGCGTGTGCCTCAGGATGTCTCGGTAGTCGGCTGCGGTAATTTGGATCTAGCAGGTATGTTTATGCCTTCACTGACAACGGTCGATCAGGATCCGCTTGACGTGGGCCGTCAAGCTCTGCGTCTGTTAGTCGGACAGATTAAGAAGAAGAAACTTTCTTCCAAGGCGATTACGATTCAACCAAAGTTGGTCTGTCGCGATAGTACGGCACCGCTTTGA
- a CDS encoding polysaccharide deacetylase family protein, with amino-acid sequence MKIINQSRTVAQLALLFLTAGSVLAEVPEIRICEYHDNKDAAISLTFDDGLLDHATVVQPMLKESGIRATFFIVPKYTDMALKQRAHPSKRQFASWEQIRSIAADGHEMGNHSSTHANLKNASEELLQHEVVDALSYIEAQTGQRPQTFCFSGNSRDQRALEFVLQHHVNARTYQYGIGRNFEIDRFSAWLTGQIQKRQWSVLMIHSILDDYNGYDPLPDEEKDFQDLLDQLNDCRDDLWIDTFAAVSKYVALRDSASIQLLNGGTQYVVKSDLDAAVYDVPLTVEVRQGEQSIYQSVSINEVIDLPQAGAQR; translated from the coding sequence ATGAAAATAATCAACCAAAGTCGTACTGTTGCTCAGCTTGCCTTGCTCTTTCTGACTGCTGGATCCGTCTTGGCTGAAGTTCCAGAAATTCGAATCTGCGAATATCATGACAATAAGGATGCAGCCATCAGCCTGACCTTTGACGATGGTTTACTGGATCATGCAACTGTGGTGCAGCCTATGTTGAAAGAGAGTGGTATTCGTGCGACTTTCTTTATCGTTCCTAAGTATACGGACATGGCTCTGAAGCAACGAGCCCATCCGTCGAAGCGTCAGTTTGCTTCTTGGGAGCAAATTCGATCGATTGCGGCGGATGGGCATGAAATGGGGAACCATTCTTCTACACATGCAAACCTTAAGAATGCCAGCGAGGAATTACTACAACATGAAGTCGTTGATGCCTTGAGCTATATTGAGGCACAGACGGGACAGCGTCCACAGACGTTTTGTTTTTCAGGGAATTCCAGGGATCAAAGAGCCTTGGAATTCGTGCTACAGCATCATGTAAATGCGCGCACCTATCAGTACGGAATCGGGCGAAATTTCGAGATTGATCGATTTAGCGCTTGGCTGACAGGTCAGATACAAAAGAGGCAATGGAGTGTCCTGATGATACATTCCATTCTGGATGATTATAACGGGTATGACCCACTGCCAGATGAGGAGAAAGACTTTCAGGATTTACTCGACCAGTTGAATGACTGTAGAGATGATCTTTGGATCGATACTTTCGCAGCAGTCAGTAAGTATGTGGCACTGCGTGACAGCGCGAGTATTCAACTTTTGAACGGTGGGACGCAGTATGTCGTTAAGTCAGATTTGGACGCTGCGGTTTATGATGTGCCTTTGACCGTAGAGGTGCGTCAAGGAGAGCAGTCAATCTATCAAAGCGTTTCTATTAACGAAGTTATTGATTTACCCCAAGCCGGAGCGCAGCGATGA
- a CDS encoding FAD-dependent oxidoreductase, with product MTDFTHNPLRYYAAPEKKLNLDLNVDLCVFAGNSGGIIAAISAKRKGLSVALLEPGYHLGGLTAGGLGLTDIGNKFAIGGLSREFYRRVGKKYSKDEAWVFAPHIAEEVYREWLEEMEIPCHFESFLTEVETVDNRIIRIHTENGITVQAKQFIDASYEGDLMAMAGVSYTVGRESNETYNETYNGRQCRHKHQFDFDVDPYLVEGDPSSGLLPGIDDEAFVQGAGDQRVQAYNFRLCLTDDPKKRIPFTKPDGYDRKDYELLIRYCEAGYIPEFEKFDHLIDGIYDMNNHGAVSTDYIGMNHNFPEASYAQREGIFQAHVQWVKGLMWFWLTDPAVDDSFKQRYRHFGWSNEDFTKTGGFSHALYIREARRLVGEMVMTEHHCQGDETIEDTISLAAYTMDSHNCARIVVDGKVRNEGDVQVHSGPPYPISYRCIIPKRGECTNLYVPFCISASHIAFGSIRMEPVFMILAESAAEAASIAIEDNIDSQDVPYAKLKERLITAKQVITPVPRVENIQNGE from the coding sequence ATGACTGATTTCACACACAATCCGCTTCGCTACTACGCAGCTCCCGAAAAAAAATTGAACCTGGATCTAAACGTTGATCTTTGCGTCTTTGCCGGCAATTCCGGCGGTATCATCGCCGCCATCTCGGCCAAGCGTAAAGGCCTTTCCGTCGCCCTGCTCGAACCAGGCTACCACTTGGGCGGACTCACTGCGGGAGGTCTCGGACTGACTGATATTGGAAACAAATTCGCCATCGGCGGCCTCTCCCGCGAATTTTATCGCCGCGTGGGCAAAAAATACAGCAAAGACGAAGCTTGGGTCTTTGCCCCTCATATCGCTGAAGAGGTCTATCGTGAATGGTTGGAAGAAATGGAAATCCCCTGCCATTTCGAGAGCTTCCTTACTGAGGTCGAGACTGTGGATAATCGCATCATCCGGATCCACACCGAAAACGGCATCACCGTCCAAGCAAAGCAATTTATCGACGCCAGCTACGAGGGCGATCTTATGGCCATGGCAGGCGTTAGCTACACCGTGGGACGTGAAAGCAACGAAACCTACAACGAAACCTACAACGGACGACAGTGCAGGCACAAACACCAGTTCGATTTCGACGTCGACCCCTACCTCGTCGAAGGCGATCCTTCGAGTGGTCTCCTACCAGGCATCGATGACGAAGCTTTTGTCCAAGGCGCCGGCGACCAGCGTGTGCAGGCTTATAACTTCCGCCTCTGCCTAACTGACGATCCCAAGAAGAGAATTCCCTTTACTAAGCCCGACGGCTACGACCGAAAGGACTATGAACTTCTCATCCGCTATTGCGAGGCGGGTTACATCCCGGAATTCGAGAAATTCGACCATCTGATCGACGGGATCTACGACATGAACAACCACGGGGCCGTCTCCACTGACTACATCGGCATGAACCATAACTTCCCCGAAGCCAGTTATGCACAACGAGAGGGCATTTTCCAAGCTCACGTACAATGGGTCAAGGGACTCATGTGGTTTTGGCTGACCGATCCAGCCGTCGATGATAGCTTCAAGCAGAGATATCGCCACTTTGGTTGGTCCAACGAAGACTTCACAAAAACTGGCGGCTTCTCCCACGCCCTCTACATTCGCGAAGCACGACGCCTCGTCGGTGAAATGGTCATGACCGAGCACCACTGTCAGGGCGACGAAACGATCGAAGATACCATTTCGCTGGCCGCCTATACAATGGACTCTCACAACTGTGCCCGGATCGTCGTCGACGGTAAGGTCCGCAATGAAGGCGACGTGCAGGTCCACTCCGGCCCCCCCTACCCAATTTCTTACCGCTGCATAATTCCCAAGCGCGGCGAGTGCACCAACCTCTACGTGCCGTTCTGCATCTCTGCCTCACACATCGCTTTCGGATCGATCCGTATGGAACCGGTCTTTATGATTCTGGCCGAATCCGCCGCCGAAGCTGCCAGCATCGCGATCGAGGATAACATCGACTCGCAGGATGTCCCCTACGCCAAACTCAAGGAACGCCTCATCACCGCAAAACAGGTCATCACTCCCGTGCCTCGTGTCGAGAACATCCAAAACGGCGAATAA
- a CDS encoding alpha-amylase family glycosyl hydrolase, giving the protein MKPSPSKTYSTALRPMTDWARGATIYQIFLRAFTPDGTLKAAEKLLDHVANLGFSIIYLCPLVEADDDMDVSGWSPRQKESAVGNPKNPYRQKDYYTIDSEYGTEDDLISFVRRAHELGLKVILDLVYLHCGPSAVFISEHPEFLKHHEDGSILTNDWNFPILNFENVGLREYLWQNMEHFILKFDVDGYRCDVSSKIPLDFWVEGRRRIEALKPDLFMLAESAPPSIAEQEYAFDVSYGFRYTYLLNDVLEKNVPVSELRELLENFGEERMGARLLRAFDNHDICNDHKELRQEVLCPNEAIHAALVLGFSLDGMPFFYNGQEVADANRHTLWSNRMHGHNHVIDWSNALTQKGKARLEFVKSLVALRKCEKALSEGSTQWLDTTAPEGILSFTRELAGERILAIFNLSPLPLSATLNAALELSNANLLAQFGLELRDEGAVIVVECQAYGYLLMKL; this is encoded by the coding sequence ATGAAACCTTCTCCGAGCAAAACCTATTCAACGGCTTTGCGTCCCATGACTGATTGGGCGCGGGGGGCGACCATCTATCAGATCTTCTTGCGGGCCTTTACGCCAGACGGGACTTTGAAAGCAGCTGAGAAGCTGCTGGATCATGTCGCGAATTTAGGATTTTCAATCATCTATCTGTGTCCTCTGGTTGAGGCAGATGATGACATGGATGTGAGCGGGTGGAGTCCTCGTCAGAAAGAATCTGCTGTGGGCAATCCCAAGAATCCGTATCGTCAGAAAGACTACTATACAATCGATTCAGAGTATGGAACAGAGGATGATCTCATTTCATTTGTCAGGCGGGCGCATGAGCTGGGGCTTAAAGTTATTCTAGACCTCGTCTATTTGCATTGTGGCCCGTCTGCAGTCTTCATCTCAGAACATCCGGAGTTTTTGAAGCATCATGAGGATGGTTCGATTCTGACCAACGATTGGAACTTTCCGATACTAAATTTTGAGAACGTGGGGCTGCGCGAATACTTGTGGCAGAATATGGAGCATTTTATCCTAAAATTCGATGTGGATGGCTATCGCTGCGACGTTTCCTCTAAAATCCCCCTTGATTTTTGGGTCGAGGGTAGGCGTCGCATCGAAGCCTTGAAGCCGGATTTATTTATGTTAGCGGAATCGGCGCCGCCAAGTATTGCTGAACAGGAGTATGCCTTTGATGTGAGCTACGGCTTTCGATATACCTATCTCTTGAATGATGTTTTGGAGAAGAATGTTCCTGTTAGTGAGTTGCGTGAACTCTTGGAGAATTTCGGAGAGGAGAGAATGGGGGCGCGTTTGTTACGTGCCTTTGATAATCACGATATCTGTAATGATCATAAGGAATTGAGGCAAGAGGTGCTTTGTCCGAATGAAGCGATTCATGCGGCATTGGTGCTTGGTTTTAGTTTGGATGGCATGCCGTTCTTTTACAATGGACAGGAAGTGGCCGATGCGAATCGTCACACCTTATGGTCGAATCGTATGCATGGGCATAACCATGTCATCGATTGGTCAAATGCGCTGACTCAGAAAGGGAAAGCTCGGCTGGAGTTTGTGAAGTCCCTGGTTGCTTTGCGTAAGTGTGAGAAGGCGCTATCTGAAGGCAGCACACAATGGTTGGATACTACAGCACCGGAAGGAATTCTGAGTTTCACGAGAGAGTTGGCCGGTGAGCGGATCTTAGCCATCTTCAATTTGAGCCCTCTGCCTTTGTCGGCAACACTCAATGCCGCTCTGGAGCTTTCTAATGCCAATCTTTTGGCTCAGTTCGGTTTAGAGCTACGAGATGAGGGGGCGGTTATTGTTGTCGAGTGTCAGGCATATGGTTATCTGCTGATGAAGCTATAG
- a CDS encoding AraC family transcriptional regulator: MDGLRLSFSDWKYLDAYLVWIYEGPPQTFGEEMHNSYFTFWLIEEGHVRVRGGGSDVEAGKGQWVLLPPGTSRRRFSDSLRILSIHFEARWITGKLLLEFEGPIVEEASANPSWRKLCGPMLRLVRKHYPDAYNRLPQAVADFGVYADVLGSFQRWLAAVSGCLLRREGVTVHLPQHKDSRAMDMRRWLDARAIEHGFQLQELAAAFALSPAQLNRIFIADFSVTPKRYFEQRRLSFARAALSSSSQSMKEISYLAGFGYQSEFTAWFKKHSGLAPSEYRMQAKGLASVD, translated from the coding sequence ATGGATGGTTTGAGACTTAGTTTTTCCGATTGGAAGTATTTGGATGCATATTTGGTGTGGATTTACGAAGGGCCTCCGCAGACCTTCGGAGAAGAAATGCATAATAGTTATTTTACTTTTTGGCTTATTGAGGAAGGGCATGTCCGGGTTAGAGGCGGGGGGAGTGACGTGGAGGCCGGCAAAGGGCAGTGGGTTCTGTTGCCGCCGGGGACCAGTCGACGCCGTTTTAGTGATTCGCTTCGTATTCTTTCGATTCACTTCGAGGCGCGTTGGATCACCGGCAAGCTGCTTTTGGAATTTGAGGGGCCCATCGTGGAGGAGGCATCAGCCAATCCTTCTTGGCGTAAGCTGTGCGGCCCGATGTTGAGGCTAGTTCGCAAGCATTATCCGGATGCATACAATCGCTTGCCACAGGCAGTGGCAGACTTCGGAGTCTATGCGGATGTGCTGGGCAGTTTTCAGCGCTGGTTGGCCGCTGTTTCAGGGTGCTTGCTACGAAGGGAAGGGGTGACAGTGCACTTGCCACAGCACAAGGACTCGCGTGCCATGGATATGCGTCGCTGGCTGGACGCGCGGGCAATCGAGCATGGATTCCAGCTGCAAGAGCTGGCTGCGGCCTTTGCCCTGAGCCCCGCTCAACTGAATCGTATTTTTATCGCTGACTTTTCGGTCACGCCTAAGCGCTACTTTGAACAGCGGCGATTGAGTTTTGCGAGAGCCGCACTGAGCTCGTCCAGTCAGTCGATGAAGGAAATTTCTTACCTTGCCGGTTTTGGGTATCAGTCGGAGTTTACCGCTTGGTTCAAGAAGCATTCTGGGCTGGCCCCGAGTGAGTATCGAATGCAAGCGAAGGGATTGGCTTCGGTCGATTGA
- a CDS encoding glycoside hydrolase family 3 N-terminal domain-containing protein — MSWAVDERLVEDKLSQLSLVEKIGQLCQETAECADMDALRERIRGGKVGSLILASTPFAGSEAQVCLTVAELNELQRVAVEESRRGVPLLFGRDIIHGHRTVFPVPLGQACAWNLELIEACSAMAALEASRAGVHWTFSPMLDIARDPRWGRVVEGYGEDPFYVGECGAAVIRGYQNVATGSMKSQGKLIACAKHFIGYGAAEGGRDYNTTEITEHSLYNIYVPPFERALAEGCMTVMSAFNEINGESASGSRRLLSGILKERLRFQGFVVSDWASVWEMIEHGLAADESDAARIAMHAGVDMEMVTTTYLDCLEALHAAGQLPMERIDDAVRRVLRIKLAYGLFESPLTSVSVASDLVQTQTEARRLARQAVQESVVLLKNEKEILPLGRKEQSLLLVGPLLHERDALLGTWAMDGNPEDVCSYSDAARAEWSSDQLLMSDERASMDQMLAYAQAQDVNRLDAVIVFVGEPATRSGENHCITEIELPDGQVELVEGLAKLECPLIVVVTSGRPLVLERVIDCASALVFNFHGGVESGTGLLDVLVGRVDATGRLPVSFPKTTGQIPIYYNRKRVGRPWAGAYLNMDAEPQFTFGAGLSYTDFELEGATLDKINYQAGEDIQLNVSITNTGQRSGVAQLQIYAEDLVSSSSRPKRFLVGFLRSHLDVGQCEAVDYTIPSERLSFVNRSQDRVIEPGEFRLYLGFDASCEMMVPFNISR; from the coding sequence ATGAGCTGGGCGGTAGACGAGAGGCTTGTTGAAGATAAATTATCGCAGTTAAGTTTAGTCGAAAAGATTGGGCAACTGTGTCAAGAGACCGCAGAGTGCGCAGATATGGATGCGCTGCGAGAACGTATTCGAGGTGGAAAAGTTGGCTCGTTAATTCTGGCTTCGACTCCGTTTGCAGGAAGCGAGGCGCAGGTATGTCTCACCGTGGCAGAGCTCAATGAGTTGCAACGCGTCGCAGTGGAGGAGAGTCGCCGTGGAGTGCCGTTGCTTTTTGGAAGAGATATTATTCACGGGCATCGAACTGTCTTTCCAGTGCCCTTGGGGCAAGCATGTGCGTGGAATCTAGAGCTTATTGAAGCCTGTAGCGCGATGGCCGCTTTGGAGGCTTCACGTGCTGGGGTGCATTGGACTTTTTCACCGATGCTTGATATTGCGCGTGATCCTCGTTGGGGACGTGTCGTCGAAGGTTATGGTGAAGATCCTTTTTATGTTGGCGAGTGTGGTGCTGCGGTGATTCGAGGCTATCAAAATGTGGCGACTGGTTCGATGAAATCGCAAGGGAAGTTGATTGCCTGTGCGAAGCATTTTATCGGCTACGGCGCGGCAGAAGGTGGACGTGATTATAATACGACCGAAATCACGGAGCACAGTCTATACAATATATATGTGCCTCCATTCGAGCGTGCACTTGCAGAAGGCTGCATGACAGTGATGAGTGCTTTCAACGAAATCAACGGAGAGAGTGCTTCTGGTAGCCGTCGCTTGTTGTCGGGAATACTCAAAGAGCGACTTCGCTTCCAGGGCTTTGTGGTGAGTGATTGGGCCTCGGTCTGGGAAATGATAGAGCACGGTCTCGCAGCTGATGAATCGGATGCCGCCCGGATTGCAATGCATGCAGGTGTGGATATGGAGATGGTGACCACTACCTATCTCGATTGTTTGGAAGCCTTGCATGCTGCGGGGCAATTGCCGATGGAGCGAATCGACGATGCTGTGCGGCGTGTGTTGCGTATCAAGTTAGCTTATGGTCTTTTTGAGTCTCCACTGACATCGGTTTCGGTCGCATCGGATCTTGTGCAAACTCAAACGGAAGCTCGTCGCCTGGCGCGCCAGGCGGTGCAGGAAAGTGTGGTTCTGCTCAAGAATGAAAAAGAGATTTTGCCGTTAGGGCGGAAGGAGCAAAGCTTACTTTTAGTCGGCCCTTTGTTGCATGAACGCGATGCATTGTTGGGAACTTGGGCTATGGATGGTAATCCTGAAGACGTGTGTAGCTACTCAGATGCGGCCCGAGCGGAGTGGTCTTCCGATCAATTGTTGATGTCTGATGAGCGGGCATCGATGGACCAGATGTTAGCTTATGCACAAGCTCAAGATGTGAATCGTTTAGATGCTGTTATTGTGTTTGTCGGTGAGCCTGCGACGCGAAGTGGTGAGAATCATTGTATCACAGAGATTGAATTGCCAGATGGACAAGTCGAACTGGTCGAAGGTTTAGCGAAATTGGAGTGTCCGTTGATTGTCGTCGTGACATCAGGTCGCCCACTGGTGCTCGAACGAGTCATCGACTGTGCGAGTGCCTTAGTGTTTAACTTTCATGGGGGCGTCGAGTCGGGAACCGGGCTACTGGATGTGTTGGTGGGGCGTGTGGATGCGACGGGGCGCTTACCTGTTAGCTTTCCCAAGACAACGGGACAAATTCCCATTTATTATAATCGTAAACGAGTCGGGCGTCCGTGGGCGGGGGCCTACTTGAATATGGATGCTGAGCCACAGTTTACATTCGGCGCTGGTTTATCCTATACTGATTTCGAGCTAGAAGGTGCCACACTCGACAAGATCAATTACCAGGCAGGCGAAGACATACAGCTGAATGTATCGATCACAAATACTGGGCAGCGATCGGGCGTGGCTCAGCTCCAGATTTATGCCGAAGATTTGGTCTCATCGAGCTCACGTCCGAAGCGCTTTTTAGTTGGTTTTCTACGAAGTCACTTAGACGTCGGGCAGTGCGAAGCAGTTGACTACACGATTCCATCTGAACGCTTGTCTTTCGTAAACCGGAGTCAGGATCGAGTCATTGAACCCGGCGAGTTTCGGTTATACCTCGGATTCGATGCCAGTTGCGAGATGATGGTCCCTTTCAATATTAGTCGTTAA